Proteins encoded together in one Apis cerana isolate GH-2021 linkage group LG4, AcerK_1.0, whole genome shotgun sequence window:
- the LOC108000801 gene encoding probable WRKY transcription factor protein 1 isoform X2, translating into MFLETCPHLQECRTVISNGRRFNTKVNGMTLIDIIEKFFTINSTVHEFLSKIVDYEHLKQYGDLLNELKLLTGENYGYFPFNINVLSEDNSQICNGSPIISSSTRKRHHNNSDRERCKRTKVTLNVSQSDSPSAQASNFDSVEATPLESLPGHMDIFEHSKSNINIKEKKHSNSLQHQGSNKNIQSIEDVTNNICTESNTKNLCMLDKCTAATSTEELMTYSCVEVQTTPYDTPESESESNDEPIENLSLLTKELLNRTELQERIAENINKAILPTDTSLKDESLNDSMNGEANTSIMIELNNAIKSIVEATESDPVFEKFLEEIIGPHMETDTSPDEDTETKSKTKIFNELQEKQSEMISNNNNSLESIILDAKSSTELNVADIPLKHRLRSSFKQQSARNEDEQCDQEKEYGILEDQNAAAISSIINANIINKKSINDKKIVDTTKEIICLLDNNSEKELPIFEIPLDKDTEKIEKLITTDIQKDDTVDHIVIQNNDMESKMKKSSVKRLRLTKLKQQKSESNINNYTAEQDVMIMPTLIMCSKEEISNILSTNSYPPTRSITSNTNSRFIPIIPKEPMTNKMGKDFVETLYLRAVNVAQRVTSPHTHTLFNTSNDLKNLISCTITMTTTTTTMTTTMTTATTTTTTTTTTTTTTKVTMTSTTTTMTTSMQICQKEDNNKINSNKEITRSIDNINNSVNNSIISPILLNNAKPIAGELITLYGNETSTKTLLDSSNMPTINVEDNVNLSGSGLSPYIKFNCNKSNQNQNLSDIDLTPIIQNSKVVVPLKTNNIVNDRHLSASKSIDCDIINKRTPKSLLRSRSKNYRLSLSTPRRRNSHIRALDFNTPIKTTNISDKMINENNNTHFSSGSTKIVTSVCRNSLFKSPPVTNTAISTHKIKTPLKLCRPCKLPIASKSPIPKLMGDWEKYNGLGIIIGDVSSHSSINVSSENKVIKTQSKSLKLTKDTWDADLRKALHIAVDEDNQKTKISTSDKKTNRSKITKSNVVISSTKKNKLRSKNKNTVPEENKKNVQNARNKCIVGKWNATESTITKSIDCNESKTDKDFLATHINHNLTVNNFSNIKKDDVNVQICTINKDKAIIEQKNIDHQLSLTKNNYSYDNATTNDNLLFEKKNVKKYAQLKTLQTNLNKCSRNAKKSHLEKDTISMDTTECSEFTKTSVDITQQLLQVPNLIDHETPRKLNNSSDVPPTPRLLSPSSNTTPFIKSSEDTGKMCSFINTPEFPTTPCIALTPKISDETTIDNIKKETFNSCSPYYKPTSELNEREKLSKFTNSTQKPIVESSQCTKQCIPHNIISSTNTYQTCLSAKLEITQFEVIKENLPKEEAIKELKISANSRDSTYYTKSDSVEDNVNKDNMNKNIHEKKGNIDNEKYLSNSENSNDSNASTSSSSSSSSTSSSSSSSSSPSSSSSSSSSSSSSSSSSSSTSVFSPSSTLTNLKTKSVEKSPNKKCKKISNQNCINTNYDSTRKITHVSETISEKMACSTISENNSLQLQINPTDMLHAEETIIALRKCESSPSKVFSMLKNEKDYKSNMKETPAKNETLLNEIDISETPNSSKTGIENLTNLSSKISALITSGDRQILKSNQNLCIENSTTKKLKQKPNIVDIQHLRSSLVSFKPTKSIKHSSMLQKRQKSLTINEKLVVQLEAKRQRMIAKFREIPKTNLSKEKNQQGRIIFKGKNNTSFKKKSNQYKYIQKNENKFNEKKKKKKKKKKIEESHNINNGNINTNNNNDNKYSNSNDYDLGINNNNINNGKTNNDIINDNNDKNAKLKQFSTNNSKSEIYNSENSKQKDIIDYNVQNNEMIFEITNHVPTETKDDPKNIIKIAVENNKIENQIINNSKVIETIETKETIKLDATKNLEPKHIQDRISTEVEKCENKKYDIVTLNENKFNDIKNEHSSNEEDTRELKGYLKNVKNNEKQKIILLKSKVDQIKRDLFSDEEEVLKKEETNFSTNQKDNIPTEVLDTIKNTDIENNDSENPKSLSCVLQCLQLVPTCKHDCKIESQCTKYNRKMDLNVTIPNSVEYHFLHDEVTSFKKRRRRYSNHELELQINIVLNDQNYDENVKVMTATDYEEIFNLPPKSRKRLGNRKSPIKHENSCETSNKISIDTLTMKNVHAKPLATSSPLEKPFTSTIKKSTIKTATMNEKNIEVQHNNKKRLKIDKIREDNKSNIIAKISKRKISELKESKQTEKRQCTTDPQTLLNNLDVDKFLTSVHGPA; encoded by the exons ATGTTTTTAGAAACCTGTCCACATTTACAAGAATGTCGTACTGTAATTTCAAATGGAAGACGATTTAATACAAAAGTTAATGGAATGACTTTGatagatattattgaaaaattttttactattaattcaacag TTCATGAATTTCTTAGCAAAATTGTTGATTATGAGCATTTAAAGCAATATGGAGATCTACTTAACGAATTGAAATTACTTACTGGTGAAAATTATggatattttccttttaatatcaatgttCTTTCAGAG gATAATTCTCAAATATGTAATGGGTCTCCAATAATATCTAGTAGCACTCGTAAAAGGCATCACAATAATAGTGATCGTGAACGATGTAAACGTACGAAAGTAACATTAAATGTATCACAGTCTGATTCACCCTCTGCTCAAg CATCTAATTTTGATAGTGTAGAAGCAACTCCATTGGAAAGTTTACCAGGTCATATGGACATATTTGAACATTccaaatctaatattaatattaaagaaaagaaacatagTAATTCTTTGCAACATCAAG gcagtaataaaaatattcaaagcatAGAAGatgttacaaataatatatgtacagaAAGCAATACGAAAAATTTGTGTATGCTTGATAAATGTACTGCAGCAACAAGTACAGAAGAATTAATGACTTACTCATGTGTAGAAGTTCAGACTACTCCCTATGATACACCAGAATCCGAATCAGAAAGTAATGATGAACCAATAGAAAATCTAAGT cTATTAACAAAAGAGCTTTTGAATCGTACAGAATTACAAGAGAGAATTGctgaaaatattaacaaagcAATACTTCCAACAGATACATCATTAAAAGATGAAAGTTTAAATGATTCCATGAATGGTGAAGCAAATACTTCTATTATGATAGAATTGAATAATGCAATTAAATCAATAGTAGAAGCAACAGAGTCTGATCCCGTATTTGAAAAGTTTCTCGAAGAAATTATTGGACCACATATGGAAACTGATACAAGTCCTGATGAAGATACCGAAACtaaatcaaaaacaaaaatttttaatgaattacaagaaaaacaaagtgaaatgatttcaaataacaataattcattagaatctataatattagatGCTAAATCATCCACTGAATTAAATGTAGCAGATATTCCATTAAAACACAGACTTCGTAGTTCTTTTAAACAACAAAGTGCTCGAAACGAAGATGAACAATGTGATCAGGAAAAAGAATATGGTATATTGGAAGATCAAAATGCTGCTGCAATATCaagtataataaatgcaaatattattaacaaaaaatcaataaatgataagaaaattgtggatacaacaaaagaaattatatgtttGTTAGATAATAATAGTGAAAAAGAATTGCCAATATTTGAAATCCCACTTGATAAAGAtacagaaaaaattgaaaaattaataactactGATATTCAAAAAGATGATACTGTTGATCATattgttattcaaaataatgatatggaatcaaagatgaaaaaatcatCGGTAAAGCGACTGCGTCTTACAAAACTTAAACAACAAAAATCGGAAAGTAACATAAACAATTATACAGCTGAACAAGATGTAATGATAATGCCAACGTTAATAATGTGttctaaagaagaaataagtaatatattgtCGACAAATTCTTATCCACCTACTCGTTCTATAACATCTAATACAAATTCACGATTCATTCCTATTATTCCCAAAGAACCCATGACTAATAAAATGGGTAAAGATTTCGTAGAAACATTGTATTTAAGAGCCGTAAATGTTGCTCAAAGAGTAACATCACCACATACGCACACACTTTTTAATACAtcaaacgatttaaaaaatttaatttcttgtaCGATAACAATGACAACTACAAcaacgacgatgacgacgacgatgacgacggcaacgacgacgacaacAACAACGACAACGACAACGACCACAACAAAGGTGACAATGACAtcgacaacaacaacaatgacAACATCGATGCAAATATGtcaaaaagaagataataacaaaataaatagcaataaagaaataaccCGATccatagataatattaataattctgtaaataattcaattataagtcctatattattaaataatgccAAACCAATTGCTGgagaattaataacattatatggTAATGAAACTAGTACAAAAACATTACTAGATAGTTCAAATATGCCTACAATTAATGTAGAagataatgttaatttatcaGGTTCTGGATTATCtccgtatattaaatttaattgtaataagagtaatcaaaatcaaaacttATCAGATATTGATCTAACAcctattattcaaaattcaaaagttgTTGTTCCTTTAAAGacgaataatattgttaatgatCGACATCTTTCAGCTTCCAAAAGTATTGATTGcgatatcattaataaacGCACTCCAAAGTCGTTATTAAGAAGtagatcgaaaaattatagattaagtTTATCAACACCTAGAAGGAGGAATAGTCATATAAGAGCTCTCGATTTTAATACGCCTATAAAAACAACAAACATATCCGATAAAAtgatcaatgaaaataataatacacattTTTCATCAGGATCCACAAAAATCGTTACATCTGTATGTAgaaattctctttttaaatctcCACCAGTTACTAATACCGCTATATCTacgcataaaattaaaactccgTTAAAACTTTGTCGGCCTTGCAAACTTCCAATAGCATCAAAAAGCCCAATACCAAAACTTATGGGTGATTGGGAAAAGTATAACGGACTTGGAATAATTATAGGCGATGTTTCTTCGCATTCAAGCATCAATGTTTCTTCTGAAAACAAAGTTATAAAAACTCAATCTAAATCGTTGAAACTTACAAAAGATACATGGGATGCAGATTTGCGAAAAGCTTTACACATTGCCGTTGATGAAGAtaatcaaaaaacaaaaatatctacTAGCgacaaaaaaacaaatcgttcaaaaattactaaatCAAATGTTGTTATCTCATcaacgaagaagaataaattacgatcgaaaaataaaaatactgtaccagaagaaaataaaaagaatgtgCAAAATGCAAGGAATAAATGTATTGTAGGAAAATGGAATGCAACAGAATCTACAATCACGAAAAGCATAGATTGCAATGAATCTAAAACAGATAAAGATTTCTTAGCCActcatattaatcataatttgacagtaaataatttttctaatataaaaaaagacgaTGTTAATGTACAAAtttgtacaataaataaagataaagcgATTATTGAACAAAAGAATATCGATCATCAATTGTCTCtaacaaagaataattattcatatgatAATGCAAcaacaaatgataatttattatttgaaaaaaaaaatgtaaaaaaatatgctcAATTAAAAACGTTACAaactaatttgaataaatgtaGTCGAAATGCTAAAAAATCACATTTAGAAAAAGATACAATTTCCATGGATACTACAGAATGTTCAGAATTTACAAAAACTTCTGTAGATATCACACAACAATTATTACAAGTACCTAATTTAATCGATCACGAAACaccgagaaaattaaataattcttctgaTGTTCCACCAACACCAAGATTGCTCAGTCCAAGCAGTAATACAACACCGTTTATCAAATCTAGCGAAGATACTGGTAAGATGTGTAGTTTCATAAATACACCAGAATTTCCAACTACACCTTGTATTGCACTAACTCCAAAAATTTCTGATGAAACAACTAtagacaatataaaaaaagaaacatttaattCTTGTTCTCCATATTATAAACCTACTTCTGAGCTAAATGAGCgtgaaaaattgtcaaaatttacTAATAGTACACAAAAACCAATTGTAGAATCATCACAATGTACAAAACAGTGCATACCACATAACATTATTAGTTCTACAAATACATATCAAACTTGTCTATCtgcaaaattagaaataacacAATTTGAAGTGATTAAAGAGAATTTGCCAAAAGAAGAAGCAATAAAAGAACTTAAAATATCAGCTAATTCACGGGATTCCACCTATTATACGAAATCTGATTCAGTTGAggataatgttaataaagataatatgaataaaaatatacatgaaaaaaagggaaatattgataatgaaaaatatttatcgaatagcGAGAACTCGAATGATAGCAATGCATCCacatcttcctcttcttcatcATCCTCtacatcatcatcatcatcatcgtcgtcgtcgccatcatcatcgtcatcgtcatcatcCTCGTCGTCATCATCTTCATCCTCATCATCATCAACATCGGTATTTTCACCTTCATCTACTTTgactaatttaaaaacaaaatcggTGGAAAAATCTCCTAATaagaaatgcaaaaaaatttcaaatcagaattgcattaatacaaattacGATTCAACACGGAAAATTACACACGTTTCAGAAACAATTAGTGAAAAAATGGCATGTTCAAcgatttcagaaaataattctttacagTTACAAATTAATCCAACCGATATGTTACATGCGGAAGAAACAATTATTGCTTTAAGAAAATGTGAATCTTCACCTTCAAAAGtattttcaatgttaaaaaatgaaaaagattataaatctaatatgaAAGAAACACCTGCCAAAAATGAGActttattgaatgaaatagatatttctGAGACTCCTAATAGTTCAAAGACTGGCATAGAAAATTTGACTAATTtatcttctaaaatttccgCATTAATAACTTCAGGAGAtcgacaaatattaaaatcaaatcaaaatttatgcaTAGAAAATTCTACaaccaaaaaattaaaacaaaaacctAATATAGTAGATATACAACATTTAAGATCTTCTTTGGTTAGTTTTAAACCAACTAAATCAATAAAACATTCTTCGATGTTACAGAAAAGACAAAAATCTCTTACTATAAATGAGAAATTAGTTGTACAATTGGAGGCCAAACGTCAACGTATGATAGcgaaatttcgtgaaattccTAAAACTAATCttagcaaagaaaaaaatcagcaaggaagaatcatttttaaaggtaaaaataatactagtttcaaaaagaaaagcaatcagtataaatatattcagaaaaatgagaataaatttaatgaaaagaaaaaaaaaaagaaaaagaaaaagaaaatagaagaatcacataatattaataatggtaatattaatactaacaacaataatgataataaatatagcaaTAGTAATGATTACGATCTtggtatcaataataataatattaataacggcaaaactaataatgatattatcaatgataataatgataaaaacgctaaattaaaacaattttccactaataattcaaaaagtgAAATCTATAATTCGgaaaattcaaaacaaaaagatattatcgattacaatgtacaaaataatgaaatgatatttgaaattacaaatCATGTGCCTACAGAAACAAAAGATGAtccaaagaatattattaaaatagcagTCGAGAATAATAAGATAgagaatcaaataattaataattcgaaagttATTGAAACTATAGAAACTAAAGAAACTATAAAATTGGATGcaacaaaaaatttagaacCGAAACACATTCAAGATAGAATTAGCACGGAAGTTGAAAAAtgtgagaataaaaaatatgatatagttacattgaatgaaaataaattcaatgatataaaaaatgaacataGTTCTAACGAAGAGGATACACGGGAATTAAAAGGGTATctaaaaaacgtaaaaaataatgaaaaacaaaaaataattttattaaagtctAAAGTTGATCAAATAAAACGAGATTTATTTAGTGATGAAGAAGAGGtgttaaagaaagaagaaacaaacttTTCAACTAATCAAAAAGACAATATTCCTACTGAAGTACTtgatactattaaaaatacagatatagaaaataacgATTCGGAAAATCCGAAGAGTTTATCATGTGTACTTCAATGTTTGCAGCTTGTTCCTACATGTAAACATGATTGTAAGATAGAATCTCAATGTACGaaatataatcgtaaaatGGATCTTAATGTAACTATTCCTAATTCGGTAGAATATCATTTTCTACATGACGAAGTaacatcttttaaaaaaagaaggcgAAGATATAGTAATCATGAATTGGaacttcaaattaatattgttttaaatgatcaaaattatgatgaaaatgTTAAAGTAATGACAGCTACTGATTAtgaagagatatttaatttaccgCCTAAATCTAGAAAAAGATTGGGAAATCGAAAATCACCAATTAAACATGAAAATAGTTGCGAaacatcgaataaaatttctatcgatactttaacaatgaaaaatgtgCATGCAAAACCTTTAGCAACTTCATCTCCATTGGAAAAACCATTTACatctacaataaaaaaaagtactatCAAAACTGCTactatgaatgaaaaaaatattgaagtacaacataataataaaaaacgattaaaaatagataaaattcgagaagataataaaa gtaacattattgcaaaaatttcaaaaagaaaaatatcagaattaaaagaaagtaaacag aCTGAAAAACGACAATGTACGACAGATCcacaaacattattaaataatttagatgtgGATAAGTTTTTAACTTCTGTTCATGGACCAGCATGA